In the [Clostridium] colinum genome, one interval contains:
- a CDS encoding EutN/CcmL family microcompartment protein codes for MRIGKVVGNLWATRKDENLSGEKFLIVKILKEEDIFKDELFVACDRIGAGNGDLVLLTEGSSARKIGNSNIPIDCAIIGIIDSMEFNL; via the coding sequence ATGAGAATAGGAAAAGTTGTTGGGAATTTATGGGCAACAAGAAAAGATGAAAATTTAAGTGGAGAAAAATTTCTTATTGTAAAAATATTGAAAGAAGAAGATATTTTTAAAGATGAACTTTTTGTAGCTTGTGATAGAATTGGAGCTGGAAATGGTGATTTAGTTTTATTAACAGAAGGTAGTAGTGCAAGAAAAATAGGAAATTCTAATATACCTATTGATTGTGCAATTATAGGAATAATAGATTCAATGGAGTTTAATTTATGA